The segment GTCAAATTTGTATATAATTTTATTGCCTGGATGGCTCGACAGCATTTTTACGAAGGTCCAACAAATTAGTATTAGCGAAGATGTGCAGAAGTGGTGTGACGCGACTTTGTTTGAAGCCTAGTAGGTTTAGAAGCTGCGACCTAAAGCGGCTGCCTATTTGCAAGATTGGCTTTATATTAGGGCCGATTCTACTATGCACCGACCATCTGGGTATTTTAAATTTAAATAGGAAATATATGAATATCTTAATTATCGGAAGTGGCGGTAGAGAATACGCTATAGGACTTAGATTAACCCAAGATTCTCAAAAACATAATCTTTTTTTTGCTCCGGGTAATGGGGCGACTTCAAATTTAGGACAAAATGTAGATATCAAAGATTTTAATGAGCTAGCTAAATTCGCTTTAAATAGCAAAATAGAGCTTACTATAGTAGGCCCAGAAAATGCCCTAAGCGATGGCGTTGTGGATATTTTTAAAGCTAATAATTTAAATATTTTTGGCCCTACGAAATCGGCTGCTAGATTAGAGAGCTCAAAGGCTTATATGAAGGAATTTTTGGCTAAAAATGGCATAAGAACGGCTAAATTTATTAATACTAATAACTATGAAGAAGCGGCTAAATTTATAGATAGTTTAGGTGATATAGTGGTGGTAAAGGCCGATGGCTTATGTGCTGGTAAGGGCGTTATAATAGCCAAAAGCAAAGATGAAGCCAAAAAGGCTACAAAAGATATGTTGAGTGGCAAGAGCTTTGGTGAGGCTGGAAGTAGGGTTGTGATTGAAGAGTTTTTGGATGGATTTGAGCTAAGCTTTTTTGCTATTTGCGATGGAAGCAACTTCGTATCCTTGCCAGTAGCACAAGATCACAAAAGATTATTAGATGGCGATGAGGGGCCAAATACCGGTGGAATGGGTGCTTATGCTCCAAGTCCTTTAGCTGATGAAAATTTGATAAAACGAGTTCAAAAAGAGATTATAGAGCCAACTCTTAAAGGAATGCAAGATGAGAATGCCCCATTTTGTGGGGTTTTATTTGTAGGATTGATGGTGGTAAATGGTGTGCCTTATGTGCTTGAATTTAATGTAAGATTTGGTGATCCTGAGTGTGAGGTTTTAATGCCACTTATCAAAGGCGAATTAGGTGAGATATTGCGTGGTGCAGCACTTGGGAGATTAAATAAATTTGATCTTGATGATGGATATGCTGTAGGCGTGGTATTAGCTAGTAAGGACTATCCATATAAAAGCAGCCCACTAGCCAAAATAGCAGTAGATAATATCCCGCAAAACTCACACATAGCGTATGCTGGAGTATCATTAAAAGATGGTGAATTATATGCTAGTGGCGGTAGAGTCTTAGTAGCCGTTGGCAAGGGTGGAAGTGTAAAAGAGGCTAGAGATAGAGCCTATGACTTAGCTAAAAATATTAAATTTGAT is part of the Campylobacter lanienae NCTC 13004 genome and harbors:
- the purD gene encoding phosphoribosylamine--glycine ligase; the protein is MNILIIGSGGREYAIGLRLTQDSQKHNLFFAPGNGATSNLGQNVDIKDFNELAKFALNSKIELTIVGPENALSDGVVDIFKANNLNIFGPTKSAARLESSKAYMKEFLAKNGIRTAKFINTNNYEEAAKFIDSLGDIVVVKADGLCAGKGVIIAKSKDEAKKATKDMLSGKSFGEAGSRVVIEEFLDGFELSFFAICDGSNFVSLPVAQDHKRLLDGDEGPNTGGMGAYAPSPLADENLIKRVQKEIIEPTLKGMQDENAPFCGVLFVGLMVVNGVPYVLEFNVRFGDPECEVLMPLIKGELGEILRGAALGRLNKFDLDDGYAVGVVLASKDYPYKSSPLAKIAVDNIPQNSHIAYAGVSLKDGELYASGGRVLVAVGKGGSVKEARDRAYDLAKNIKFDGMQYRKDIGYQAL